In Primulina eburnea isolate SZY01 chromosome 3, ASM2296580v1, whole genome shotgun sequence, one DNA window encodes the following:
- the LOC140827664 gene encoding actin-related protein 7-like isoform X1 translates to MEAVVVDAGSKLLKAGFAVPDHPPSMVISTQMKQVPEDDSLADPFLFENKTVDPVVRGFVNDWDAMEDLLKHVFYTGLGWEMGNEGQVLFTDPLATPKAIREQLVQMMFENFNISGFYASEQAVLSLYAVGRISGCTVDIGHGKTDIASVIEGAVQHISSRRFEIGGMDLTNLFAQELGKSNPLVNLSISECEKLKEHYACCAEDAASYDRFQHDCPEEQHTLPDGQVIKIGKGRYTVGEALFQPSILNLEAHGIVEQLVRCVSTVSSENHRQLLENTVLCGGSTSMIGFEDRFQKEAGLCSSAIRPCLVKPPEYMPENLLRYSAWVGGAILAKVVFPQNQHVTKADYDESGPSIVHRKCF, encoded by the exons ATGGAGGCGGTGGTGGTGGACGCTGGTTCTAAGCTGCTCAAAGCCGGTTTTGCTGTTCCGGATCATCCTCCTTCTATG GTAATCTCGACTCAAATGAAACAAGTACCTGAAGATGATTCCTTGGCAGATCCTTTCTTGTTTGAGAACAAAACTGTTGATCCAGTTGTCCGAGGATTTGTCAACGACTGGGATGCGATGGAAGATCTATTAAAGCATGTGTTTTATACTGGGCTAGGGTGGGAGATGGGCAATGAAGGACAAGTTTTATTTACTGATCCACTTGCAACTCCTAAG GCCATTAGAGAGCAATTGGTCCAAATGATGTTTGAGAATTTCAACATCTCAGGCTTTTATGCATCTGAGCAAGCAGTGCTATCGCTATATGCTGTTGGACGTATTTCAGGTTGCACAGTGGATATTGGCCATGGCAAGACTG ATATTGCATCAGTAATTGAAGGTGCTGTTCAGCATATATCTTCAAGAAGATTTGAAATCGGAGGAATGGATTTAACTAATTTATTTGCTCAAGAGCTTGGGAAATCTAATCCACTTGTTAACCTTAGTATCTCTGAATGTGAAAAATTAAAGGAGCACTATGCATGCTGTGCTGAGGATGCTGCTTCTTATGATCGATTTCAGCATGACTGCCCTGAGGAGCAACATACTCTTCCTGATGGACAG GTGATAAAAATTGGAAAAGGAAGATATACTGTTGGTGAGGCCTTATTTCAACCATCCATTTTAAATTTAGAGGCACATGGAATAGTGGAGCAGCTTGTTAGATGTGTTTCGACGGTGTCATCTGAAAATCATCGTCAGCTACTAGAAAATACCGTGCTTTGCGGTGGAAGTACCTCGATGATTG GTTTCGAAGATAGGTTTCAGAAGGAAGCTGGCCTTTGCTCCTCTGCTATCCGTCCTTGTCTGGTGAAG CCTCCAGAATATATGCCGGAAAATTTGTTGAGGTATTCGGCATGGGTGGGAGGAGCCATTCTTGCCAAAGTCGTGTTTCCTCAAAACCAACATGTAACCAAAGCTGATTACGATGAAAGTGGACCATCCATTGTTCATCGCAAATGCTTCTGA
- the LOC140827664 gene encoding actin-related protein 7-like isoform X2, producing the protein MEQPAVVDVGSKVIKFNHALPEIGPMVISTQMKQVPEDDSLADPFLFENKTVDPVVRGFVNDWDAMEDLLKHVFYTGLGWEMGNEGQVLFTDPLATPKAIREQLVQMMFENFNISGFYASEQAVLSLYAVGRISGCTVDIGHGKTDIASVIEGAVQHISSRRFEIGGMDLTNLFAQELGKSNPLVNLSISECEKLKEHYACCAEDAASYDRFQHDCPEEQHTLPDGQVIKIGKGRYTVGEALFQPSILNLEAHGIVEQLVRCVSTVSSENHRQLLENTVLCGGSTSMIGFEDRFQKEAGLCSSAIRPCLVKPPEYMPENLLRYSAWVGGAILAKVVFPQNQHVTKADYDESGPSIVHRKCF; encoded by the exons ATGGAGCAGCCAGCTGTGGTTGATGTCGGTTCTAAAGTTATCAAATTTAATCATGCTTTGCCGGAAATCGGCCCTATG GTAATCTCGACTCAAATGAAACAAGTACCTGAAGATGATTCCTTGGCAGATCCTTTCTTGTTTGAGAACAAAACTGTTGATCCAGTTGTCCGAGGATTTGTCAACGACTGGGATGCGATGGAAGATCTATTAAAGCATGTGTTTTATACTGGGCTAGGGTGGGAGATGGGCAATGAAGGACAAGTTTTATTTACTGATCCACTTGCAACTCCTAAG GCCATTAGAGAGCAATTGGTCCAAATGATGTTTGAGAATTTCAACATCTCAGGCTTTTATGCATCTGAGCAAGCAGTGCTATCGCTATATGCTGTTGGACGTATTTCAGGTTGCACAGTGGATATTGGCCATGGCAAGACTG ATATTGCATCAGTAATTGAAGGTGCTGTTCAGCATATATCTTCAAGAAGATTTGAAATCGGAGGAATGGATTTAACTAATTTATTTGCTCAAGAGCTTGGGAAATCTAATCCACTTGTTAACCTTAGTATCTCTGAATGTGAAAAATTAAAGGAGCACTATGCATGCTGTGCTGAGGATGCTGCTTCTTATGATCGATTTCAGCATGACTGCCCTGAGGAGCAACATACTCTTCCTGATGGACAG GTGATAAAAATTGGAAAAGGAAGATATACTGTTGGTGAGGCCTTATTTCAACCATCCATTTTAAATTTAGAGGCACATGGAATAGTGGAGCAGCTTGTTAGATGTGTTTCGACGGTGTCATCTGAAAATCATCGTCAGCTACTAGAAAATACCGTGCTTTGCGGTGGAAGTACCTCGATGATTG GTTTCGAAGATAGGTTTCAGAAGGAAGCTGGCCTTTGCTCCTCTGCTATCCGTCCTTGTCTGGTGAAG CCTCCAGAATATATGCCGGAAAATTTGTTGAGGTATTCGGCATGGGTGGGAGGAGCCATTCTTGCCAAAGTCGTGTTTCCTCAAAACCAACATGTAACCAAAGCTGATTACGATGAAAGTGGACCATCCATTGTTCATCGCAAATGCTTCTGA